DNA sequence from the Thermoleophilaceae bacterium genome:
GCCGGCACGCGTACGTGTGCGGAGCGAACGACTCGCCGCCCTCCCCGTTCTCATCGTTGCCCACAGTGAGGTCACCGGACACCAGGTAGACCTCCTCCCAGTACTCGTGCACGAAGGGCGCTGTGGTGAAGACGCCGGGCGCAAATCGCAGGAGCCGCGTGCGCGTGCCGCTCTTCGCCTCCTCGTCGAGCCCGCCGGAGATGATCTTCTGCTGGATGCCGTCGGGATAACCGGGGGGCGTCTCCCACCCGCTCTCGAGATCGAGCGCGTAGAACTCATCGTGCTGCTTGTTCACCGGCATGTGTCAGCTCCTGTCGATGTCCGTTGCGACTATCTGGTCGTAGGCGGGGTCTCCTGTGAGCAGGCCGCGCTCGCGCGTGAACCGGTTCATCCCGGTGATCGCCCGCTCCGGGATCTCCGCGTCGTAGAGGGGAACGTCGCGCGCCACCAACCCGGCGATGAGCGCCGCCTGCTCAGGCGGGAACACGCGCTCCCCCACCTCGGTCGCGCGCTCCGGATCCTCGGCCAGCAGCGCCTGCGCGCGCCGCAGCGCCCGCACGATCGCCTGAGCGCGGCCCCTGTCCGCGTCGATGAACTCGTCGGTGGCCGCAAGCGAGGCGAACGTGTAATCGAAGCAGCCGCCGGGGCCGTCGCCGCGGCGGATGTCGAGCACGATCGTCCCAGCACCCGAGCGCACTGCCACCTCGGCGCCCATTCCGTTGGCCCAGAAGCCGTCCACCTTGCCGTCCGCCAGGGCGCGTGCGGCGGTGAGCCCGAAGTTGGTGCCCGCGCCGGCCGCTCCCGGCACGGGCGCGATGTCCACCTCGCCGAGGTCAATGCCTGCGTCGATCACCAGCTGCTGCAGGCCGAGGTCCACCCACGGCGCGGCCCCGATCCGCCGCCCGCGCAGCACGGAAGTGTCATTGCGTGCCGCATCCAGGTCCGCGCGCATCACGAGGAACCAGTACATCCCCTGCGCCTGCGCGGCCAGCAACTTCACGCCCTGCCACTCGGGGAAGGCGGCCAGCGCCGAATGCGCGGAGCCGGCCACAACGTCGATCTCACCCGCCGCGAGCGCGTGGTACGCGGTGTCAACGGGGAACAGCAGCTCCACGCTCGCGTCGATCCCCTCGTCGCGCATGCAGCCGAGCTCCACCGCGGCGATGCCCGGGAAGTAGGAGTTCGAAATCAGGTCGGGGACGGCGATTCTCACGTGGCAACGGCCACGCCGAGCCGCTCGGGCAGGTCGTCACCGCCGCGCACACGGCGGAGGCCGCGAATGCCGAGGCCGGCGTCGGTCTTGATGCAGGCGCCCGAGATCACGAGGCCGTCACGGCGCGAGGCCAGCAGCACGTACGCGCCCGAATGCTGCTCGGGATCGGCGTGCAGCGCGAGGGGCACCACCGCCTCCACGGCCTCGTCCTTGTTGCTCGGGTGCGTGTGCGTGCGGATGCGCTGGCCGTTCTCGTCCAGGCCGAACGACGCGGGCATGCGGATGTCCGTGCGCGTGGCGCCGGGGCCCACCGCGTTCACCCGGACGTGCGGCGCGAACTCGTGCGCGAGCTGACGCATCACGCCGAGCGCTCCGTGCTTCGAGCCGATGTACATCACGCCGCCGCCGTCCGGATAGAAGGACGAGTTCGAAAGGGTGATGATGAAGTTGCCGCGCGTCTTCACCAGTTCGGCCACGGCCGCGCGGGCGCCCATGATCACGGCCATGATGTTGAGGTCGTAGATCTCGCGGTAGACCTTCTCCACGTCCTCGGGCGGGATGTCGATCAGCTCGCGGAAAGCGTCGCCGAGGCCCGCGTTCGCCACGAAGGTGTCGAGCTTGCCGAACTCGCTCACCGTCTCCGCGACGGCGCGCTGGTTGTCCTCCATCTTCGTGACGTCGGCGAGGATCCCGATGGCGTTGTGGCCGTGCTGCGTCTTCACGTCATCGAGCCGCTCCTGCACGATGTCCACCACCGCGACCCGGGCGCCTTCCTCGATGTAGCGATCCACCACGCCACGCCCGATGCCGGAGCCGCCGCCGGTGACGATCGCTACCTGTCCGTCAAGTTGTCCCATGGTTCCTCCAATCAGCTCGTGGCGTCGCGGTACCAGTCCGCGATCTCGTCGGCCGTCGTGAGCCACACGCCGTCGCGCCCCGCCATCTCCTCGAGTGCGGCCGAGAACTCGCGCGCGCGGAACGGCTGCCCCACCAGGAAGGGGTGGATGCCCACGCCCATCACGCGGCCCCCCTCCTCGTAGAGCTGCTCGAACTGGCCGATCAGCATCTCGCGGAACTCGCGCGCGGTGAGGTTGTGGATCACGAACGCGGGGATGTCGTTCACCTCGCCGCTGTAGGGCACCGACACGAGCCGTCCGCTCTTCACGTTGAAGTCGTACGGCAGGTCGTCGTTCGCCCAGTCGAGCGAGTAGGTGAAGCCCAACTCCGCGAGCACGTCGTTCGTGTTCATCGTGGCCGTGAGCGCGGGGCCGATCCAGCCCCTCGGCCTCTGCCCCGTGGACTGCTCGATCGTGCTCGCCACCTCTTCGATGTACGCGCGCTCGTCGTCGGGCTCGAAGCCCGCCTGCCACGTGGAGTTGTTGCGCCCGTGGGCGACCCACGACCAGCCGCGCTTCTTGCCCTCCTCGATGATCTGCGGGTAGAGCTCGCACACCTCGGAGTTGAGGACGCCGGTGCCCGGCACGCCGTGCTTCTCGAGGATCTCCATCAGGCGAAACACGCCCACGCGCGCGCCGTAGTCGCGCCAGCCGTAGTTGAGCGGGTCCGGCACGAGCTGCGCCGTGAACTGCGCGAGGCTGAGCGCGGGTTGCCCGAACGTGTAGTGCTCCACGTTCACGGCGAAGTAGACGGCCACGCGCGCGCCGTTCGGCAGCTCCAGCTTTGGATGCTCGACGCTCGGCCTGTAATCGAACAGCGGGTTTTCCATCGGGCGAGTCCTCCTCTAGTCGCTGTAGCGCGCGAACGCCGCGGCCGGGTCCTTGAGGCGCGTGTGCACCACCTTCTCCTCCATGTAGCTGATCAGCTCCCCGGTGGATTCCTCGCGCCCGGTGCCGCTGTTCTTCGTGCCGCCGAAGGGCGTGCCGAAGTAGTGGCGTGTGGAGTCGTTCACCCACACGTAGCCGGCGTCCATGCGCTCGGCCGTCTTGTGGGCCAGGTGCAGGTCATTGGTCCACACGCTCGCGGTGAGGCCGAGCTCCACGGAGTTGGCGGTGTGGATCATCTGGTCGTAGTCGTCCCACGGGAGCACGCTCATCACCGGGCCGAAAATCTCCTCGCGCGCGATGCGCATGTTCGGCGCGACGTCCGCGAACACCACGGGCGTCATGAAGTAGCCGCCGGAAGGCGTGCCTTCCGGGCGGTCCCCGCCGGCCACGAGCGTGGCGCCCTCGCTCACCCCCGCCTCGAGGAATCCGCTCACGCGCTCGTGGTGCTGCGCGCTCACGAGCGGTCCCATGTCGGTGGCGTCCTCGTACGCGACGCCCACGCGGTACTCGCGCAGCTTGTCGGCCGAGCGCTGGACGAACTGGTCGTACAGCTTGCGGTGCACCAGCACGCGCGAGTTCGAGCCGCACGACTGACCCTGGCAGACGTTGAAGTTCATCCCGAAGATCGCACCCTCCACCGACTCCTCGAGGTCCGCGTCGGGGAACACGACCATCGCGTTCTTGCCGCCCAGCTCGAGCGAGATGTTCTTCACGTGGCCCGACTCCGCGGCGCTGCGCTGAATGCGGAGGCCGGTGGGAACCGAGCCCGTGAACGCGATGCGCTTGACCACCGGGTGGGTGACGAGAGCCTCGCCCGCCTCGGCGCCGCCCGTGATCACGTTCACCACGCCGGGCGGGAACGCCTCGGCGAAGATCTCCGCCAGCCCGAGCGTGGACAGCGACGTCTGGGGCGCGGGCTTGATCACTATCGAGTTGCCCGCGATCAGCGCGGGTAGCGGCCGCGTGGCCGCGAACATCACCGGATGGTTGAACGCCGTGATGCGGCCCACCACGCCGTAGGGCCTGTGACTCGTGTAGTGGAGGTTGCCGGGGCTCGCGGGGATCACCTCGCCCCGCAGCGTGCGCGCCATAGCGGGCCAGCCCTCGATGTAGGGCATGCAGATGTCCACGTCGATGCGCATCGCCTTCACCGGGTTGCCGGAGTCGATCGCGTCTAGCATCGCCATCTCCTCACGGCGCTCCTGCAGGAGCTCGCCGAAGCGCGCGAAGCACGCGCTGCGGCCGTCCACGCCCATCGCCTCCCAGCCGGGCTGCGCCCTGCGAGCCGCCTCCACCGCCAGCTCAACGTCCGCGCGCGAGCTCTCGGGCACCTCGCTCACGGTGCTTCCGGTCGAGGGATCCACCACCTCGCTTGTGGCGCCGCTGCCCGCCCCGACGAACTCGCCGCCTACGAGATTGCGGAACTGGCGCCTGCCGACGTAGCGACTGACGGGATCCGCTGTGATCGTGTCGGTCATCTGCGCTCCTTTCAGAATCCAGGTGTGAGCACGTCGACGAGCGCGGGGCGTCCGGAGCGGACCACCTCCAGCGCCTGTTCCAGCGCTTTCTTCAGGCTGTCCGGGTCGGCAACCGGACCGCCGGCCCACACGCCGAACGACTGCGCGAGCTGCGCGAGGCCGACGGCCGGCTCGCCCAGGCCCGCGCCCTCGTAGCGCTTATCAGTTGAGCGGCCGCGCCGGCTTGCGATCTTCGCCGAGTGCTCGACCGTGTTGCCGTACTGCCGGTTGTTGTGGACCACGAACAGCGTGGGCAGCGAGAGCTGCGCGGCCGTCCAGAGCCCGGACGGCGTGTAGAGAAGATCGCCGTCCGCCTGCACGCTCACGCTGATCGTGTGGCGACCGAGCGCGAGCGAAGCGCCGATGGTCGCGCCGACGCCATAGCCGAGGCCGCCGCCCGCGTGCCAGCCGAGGTACTGCCCCGGCTCGCTCAGGTCCCAGAGCCGGTGCTCGACACGCTCGTTCGTGCCGTTGGCGAGCACGAAGCGCTCGCCCTCGAGCACGCGACCAAGCTCGAACACGAGCCGCTCCAGCGGAACGCAACCCTCAGCCTCAGCACCGGCGGCAGCACCGCGCCAGCCCTCGCGAGCTTCGGCAATCCGACCCACGACCTGCGACCTGCGACCTGCGACCTGCGACCCCATCCTCTCCACGAGCCCCGCCACCACAGAGTCAGCAGAAGCGGTCACGTGCATCGCCGCCGGCTGCAGCGGCCCGTAGTCATGTGCCCAGCCCCTCAGGCGCAGGTGTCCCAGCGACACATTCAGCAACTTGCACGACGGCGAGGTGCCGAGCGGGCCGCGCAGCTCGTCCACGTCGAGCGCCAGCACCACATCGGCCTCCTCGAGCACACCGTCGACGCCGGTGGCGTTCAGCGGGTGCGAAGTCGGCAGCGCCAGGCGCAAGCCCTTGTCGATCACGGGCGCGCCCAGCGCGTCGGCGAGCGCATCCACGCCGGTGGCGTAGCCCGCGATGATCGCCGGGCGCTCGGCCGTGCGAAGCAGAGCCGCCAGCTCGTCGAGATCCTCGGGAGACGCCGCGGGCGCGGCCGGCATCGCGTACCCGCTGAGCGGCTCCGCCGCGTAGTTCTCCGGCAGCGGATCCTCCTGAAGATCGACGTCGTAGCAGAGGTACACCGGTCCGGCCGGCTCGGCGCACGTGGTGGTGTACGCGCGTGCGAACGACTCCGCCACGGACCCCATGTCGTGCGGCTCGTCGTCCCACTTCACGTAGTTGCGCACCTGTTCGGCCTGCACGGTTGCGGTGTGGATCCAGTCGATCCACGGCCGCCGCGCGGCCTTCGACTTGGGGCCGGTGCCGCCGATGATCAGCATCGGCACGCGGTCGCACCACGCGTTGTAGATCGCCATGCTCGCGTTCTGCAGTCCCACCACGTCGTGCAGCAGAACCGCCATCGGCTTGCCGGCGGCCTTCGCGTACCCCTGCGCCGCCGCCACGCTCACCGCCTCGTGCATGCAGAGCACGATCTGCGGCGCGCCGTCGGTGTGCACGAGCGAGTCATGGATGCCGCGAAAGCTCGCCCCGGGATTGAAGGCCACGTGCTCGATGTCCGCCTCGATCATCAGGTCGACGATTGCGTCGGACCCGTAGCGCGTGGCGGAGCCGGTCATGCCACGGGCGCGCCGACAGCTTCGAGCTGCTCCACCAGCACCTCGAGTATCTCGTCGCTGTTTTCCTCGGCCATCAGGAAGTGAGCGTTGCCCTCGATGCCGCGCTCGGGCAGCCAGATCAGCTCGGCGTCGGCGCCCCAGCCGCGCAGCAGGCCGATCGTGCGCTCTTCGATCTCGCGAGTGTGCGCGGGATCCTCGCCGCCGGCGATCAACCGGATGGGCTTGCCCTGGAAGCCGGCGGGCTGGTCCACCACAGGCATCCCCTCGAGCACTCCGAGGCGCTGGAGCAGCATCTTCGGCGGCAGCCCCACGAGCGCGGCACGGAACTCATCCACCTTGTCCATCGGGAAGCGCGTGCTCGTGGCGATGCCCTGCTGGTAGATGTAGCCGTCGCCGTAGAGGTTCATCACGCGGCGATCCACGGTCATCTGCACGCCGGTGTCCGCGAACACGATCTCCGCCACATCGCCATCGTCTGACACCACCTCGGACTTCGCCACCACGTTGGCCGGATACGCGCCCGCCACCGACACCACGCCGGCAACCAGATCGGACTCGTGCTGGACGAGCTGCCAGGTGACCGCTCCGCCCATCGAGTGGCAGACCACCACCGCGGGCTGGGCGATCACATCACGAAGCAGCCGGCGGTAGCCGTCCACCACGTCGCCGTACTCGATGTCGAGCCCGTTGCGATTGCCCGAGCGTCCCGTGCCGGGCCAGTCCGTGAGCCAGCACTCGTAGCCGCGTTCGGCGAGCTGGTCCGCCCAGCCCACGCGGCCGTCGGCGGTGGCCCGCCAGCAGGCGCCGGTGGCGCCGCCGCCGTGAATGAACAGCAGCGGCGGCGCGCCGCCGGAGCTCGCCCCGAAGATCTCGTAGTAGGTGCCGCTCGCCTTCTCCCAACCAACAAGCGCGCGCTCGCTCACGCCGCTCCTTTCGTCACCGGAGGGAAGTTGCCGGAGGAGAGCGCAAACGCTTTCAGGCTCGTCAACTCTCCAAGCTCCCGGCCGCGCCCCTCG
Encoded proteins:
- a CDS encoding ABC transporter substrate-binding protein, yielding MRIAVPDLISNSYFPGIAAVELGCMRDEGIDASVELLFPVDTAYHALAAGEIDVVAGSAHSALAAFPEWQGVKLLAAQAQGMYWFLVMRADLDAARNDTSVLRGRRIGAAPWVDLGLQQLVIDAGIDLGEVDIAPVPGAAGAGTNFGLTAARALADGKVDGFWANGMGAEVAVRSGAGTIVLDIRRGDGPGGCFDYTFASLAATDEFIDADRGRAQAIVRALRRAQALLAEDPERATEVGERVFPPEQAALIAGLVARDVPLYDAEIPERAITGMNRFTRERGLLTGDPAYDQIVATDIDRS
- a CDS encoding SDR family NAD(P)-dependent oxidoreductase encodes the protein MGQLDGQVAIVTGGGSGIGRGVVDRYIEEGARVAVVDIVQERLDDVKTQHGHNAIGILADVTKMEDNQRAVAETVSEFGKLDTFVANAGLGDAFRELIDIPPEDVEKVYREIYDLNIMAVIMGARAAVAELVKTRGNFIITLSNSSFYPDGGGVMYIGSKHGALGVMRQLAHEFAPHVRVNAVGPGATRTDIRMPASFGLDENGQRIRTHTHPSNKDEAVEAVVPLALHADPEQHSGAYVLLASRRDGLVISGACIKTDAGLGIRGLRRVRGGDDLPERLGVAVAT
- a CDS encoding polysaccharide deacetylase family protein, producing MENPLFDYRPSVEHPKLELPNGARVAVYFAVNVEHYTFGQPALSLAQFTAQLVPDPLNYGWRDYGARVGVFRLMEILEKHGVPGTGVLNSEVCELYPQIIEEGKKRGWSWVAHGRNNSTWQAGFEPDDERAYIEEVASTIEQSTGQRPRGWIGPALTATMNTNDVLAELGFTYSLDWANDDLPYDFNVKSGRLVSVPYSGEVNDIPAFVIHNLTAREFREMLIGQFEQLYEEGGRVMGVGIHPFLVGQPFRAREFSAALEEMAGRDGVWLTTADEIADWYRDATS
- a CDS encoding aldehyde dehydrogenase family protein, giving the protein MTDTITADPVSRYVGRRQFRNLVGGEFVGAGSGATSEVVDPSTGSTVSEVPESSRADVELAVEAARRAQPGWEAMGVDGRSACFARFGELLQERREEMAMLDAIDSGNPVKAMRIDVDICMPYIEGWPAMARTLRGEVIPASPGNLHYTSHRPYGVVGRITAFNHPVMFAATRPLPALIAGNSIVIKPAPQTSLSTLGLAEIFAEAFPPGVVNVITGGAEAGEALVTHPVVKRIAFTGSVPTGLRIQRSAAESGHVKNISLELGGKNAMVVFPDADLEESVEGAIFGMNFNVCQGQSCGSNSRVLVHRKLYDQFVQRSADKLREYRVGVAYEDATDMGPLVSAQHHERVSGFLEAGVSEGATLVAGGDRPEGTPSGGYFMTPVVFADVAPNMRIAREEIFGPVMSVLPWDDYDQMIHTANSVELGLTASVWTNDLHLAHKTAERMDAGYVWVNDSTRHYFGTPFGGTKNSGTGREESTGELISYMEEKVVHTRLKDPAAAFARYSD
- a CDS encoding thiamine pyrophosphate-dependent enzyme, giving the protein MTGSATRYGSDAIVDLMIEADIEHVAFNPGASFRGIHDSLVHTDGAPQIVLCMHEAVSVAAAQGYAKAAGKPMAVLLHDVVGLQNASMAIYNAWCDRVPMLIIGGTGPKSKAARRPWIDWIHTATVQAEQVRNYVKWDDEPHDMGSVAESFARAYTTTCAEPAGPVYLCYDVDLQEDPLPENYAAEPLSGYAMPAAPAASPEDLDELAALLRTAERPAIIAGYATGVDALADALGAPVIDKGLRLALPTSHPLNATGVDGVLEEADVVLALDVDELRGPLGTSPSCKLLNVSLGHLRLRGWAHDYGPLQPAAMHVTASADSVVAGLVERMGSQVAGRRSQVVGRIAEAREGWRGAAAGAEAEGCVPLERLVFELGRVLEGERFVLANGTNERVEHRLWDLSEPGQYLGWHAGGGLGYGVGATIGASLALGRHTISVSVQADGDLLYTPSGLWTAAQLSLPTLFVVHNNRQYGNTVEHSAKIASRRGRSTDKRYEGAGLGEPAVGLAQLAQSFGVWAGGPVADPDSLKKALEQALEVVRSGRPALVDVLTPGF
- a CDS encoding alpha/beta fold hydrolase encodes the protein MSERALVGWEKASGTYYEIFGASSGGAPPLLFIHGGGATGACWRATADGRVGWADQLAERGYECWLTDWPGTGRSGNRNGLDIEYGDVVDGYRRLLRDVIAQPAVVVCHSMGGAVTWQLVQHESDLVAGVVSVAGAYPANVVAKSEVVSDDGDVAEIVFADTGVQMTVDRRVMNLYGDGYIYQQGIATSTRFPMDKVDEFRAALVGLPPKMLLQRLGVLEGMPVVDQPAGFQGKPIRLIAGGEDPAHTREIEERTIGLLRGWGADAELIWLPERGIEGNAHFLMAEENSDEILEVLVEQLEAVGAPVA